In one window of Paenarthrobacter nicotinovorans DNA:
- a CDS encoding 2'-5' RNA ligase family protein: protein MCSAGQLNVKTDTRKGVGPDDSRQPAVTGADCGAGDAMCVGVILGFPPEIARELQQWRASFGDPMAEVIPAHITLITTTPTQDWDATREHVREVARTQEPFHITISGTGSFRPVSPVVFVNVEQGFEECVQLHEKLQTGPLERRLPFPYHPHVTVAHDVAQENLDEAETVLRDYRATFPVVSMGLYEHDTNGIWQLREELDFGGDTDEEQQADSGHGGGHSSTAN from the coding sequence ATGTGCTCTGCTGGCCAGCTCAACGTCAAGACCGACACCCGTAAGGGTGTTGGTCCTGACGACTCTCGCCAGCCTGCTGTCACCGGCGCCGACTGCGGCGCCGGTGACGCCATGTGCGTTGGAGTGATCCTTGGCTTCCCCCCGGAGATAGCCCGCGAACTCCAGCAATGGCGGGCTTCCTTCGGCGATCCCATGGCCGAAGTCATCCCGGCCCACATCACCTTGATCACCACCACTCCCACCCAGGACTGGGACGCCACCCGGGAACACGTCAGGGAAGTAGCCCGCACACAGGAGCCGTTCCACATTACGATTTCCGGCACTGGTTCGTTCCGTCCGGTGTCGCCGGTAGTGTTCGTCAACGTCGAACAAGGCTTTGAAGAATGCGTGCAGTTGCACGAGAAACTTCAAACCGGTCCCCTCGAGCGGCGGCTGCCCTTCCCCTATCACCCGCACGTCACTGTGGCTCACGATGTCGCCCAGGAAAATCTTGATGAGGCCGAAACGGTCCTCAGAGATTACCGGGCCACCTTCCCTGTGGTTAGCATGGGACTTTACGAGCACGACACCAACGGAATATGGCAGCTACGGGAAGAGCTCGACTTTGGCGGCGATACTGACGAAGAACAGCAAGCGGATTCAGGCCACGGAGGCGGACACTCCTCCACTGCCAACTGA
- a CDS encoding exodeoxyribonuclease III, producing MSTALKKDFLRIASVNVNGLRAAYKNGMAEWLEPREVDILCLQEVRAPDDIVRKLIGEGWHILHTEAEAKGRAGVAIASREEPTATRIGIGDSYFDTSGRWVEADFNLKNSAGESTTLSVVSAYVHSGEVGTPKQDDKFRFLDAMITRLPELAKHSDHALVVGDLNVGHTELDIKNWKGNVKRAGFLPEERAYFDRFLGEEIGWRDVHRGLAGNVAGPYTWWSQRGKAFDTDTGWRIDYHLATPDLAAAAFSAVVDRAPSWDTRFSDHAPLVVDYRL from the coding sequence GTGAGTACGGCATTGAAGAAGGACTTCCTTCGCATCGCATCAGTCAACGTCAACGGCCTCAGGGCTGCCTACAAGAACGGCATGGCGGAATGGCTGGAGCCCCGCGAGGTTGACATTCTCTGCCTGCAGGAAGTCCGCGCCCCCGATGACATCGTCCGGAAGCTGATCGGCGAAGGCTGGCACATCCTCCACACCGAAGCTGAAGCCAAGGGCCGTGCCGGTGTTGCCATTGCATCCCGCGAAGAGCCCACGGCTACCCGGATTGGCATCGGAGATTCCTACTTCGACACTTCCGGTCGTTGGGTCGAAGCGGACTTCAACTTAAAGAACAGTGCGGGGGAGTCCACCACCCTCTCCGTGGTCAGCGCCTATGTGCACTCCGGCGAAGTGGGAACCCCCAAGCAGGACGACAAATTCCGTTTCCTGGACGCCATGATCACCCGGCTCCCTGAGCTCGCCAAGCACAGCGACCACGCCTTGGTGGTTGGCGACCTCAACGTCGGACACACGGAACTCGACATCAAGAACTGGAAGGGCAACGTCAAGCGTGCCGGCTTCCTCCCGGAGGAGCGCGCCTACTTTGACCGCTTCCTCGGCGAAGAAATCGGATGGAGGGATGTCCACAGGGGCCTGGCAGGAAATGTCGCCGGCCCCTACACCTGGTGGTCCCAGCGCGGTAAGGCCTTTGACACTGACACTGGCTGGCGCATCGACTACCACCTGGCTACGCCGGACCTTGCTGCAGCTGCTTTCTCCGCTGTGGTGGACCGGGCGCCTTCGTGGGACACCCGTTTCTCCGACCACGCACCGCTGGTAGTCGACTACCGGCTCTGA
- the trpS gene encoding tryptophan--tRNA ligase: MTSSTTTETDPVAAPEAATSTKPAVGAKHRVLSGMQPSADSLHLGNYLGALVNWVRMQDEYDAVFFIPDLHAITVPQDPAELARRTRVTAAQYIAGGVDVDKCTLFVQSQVPEHAQLAWVLNCITGMGEAARMTQFKDKAQKQGSDHASVGLFTYPILQAADILLYQPHGVPVGEDQRQHVELSRDLANRFNSRFGETFQVPEAFIQKESAKIYDLQNPTAKMSKSAESPAGLINLLDDPKTVAKRIKSAVTDTETEIRYDRENKPGVSNLLTIYSAISGTPVEKIVADYQGKMYGHLKVDLAELVSGHLAPIRERANELLADPAELDRLLAHGADKAREIASATLTDVYSKVGFLPYRGTANGEQGVR, encoded by the coding sequence ATGACAAGTTCCACCACGACTGAAACCGACCCGGTGGCCGCACCGGAAGCCGCCACGTCCACCAAACCGGCAGTCGGCGCCAAGCACCGTGTCCTGTCCGGCATGCAGCCCTCCGCGGACTCCCTGCACCTGGGCAATTATCTCGGCGCCTTGGTCAACTGGGTCCGCATGCAGGATGAGTACGACGCCGTCTTCTTCATTCCGGACCTGCACGCCATCACCGTGCCCCAGGATCCTGCGGAACTCGCACGACGCACCCGCGTTACTGCCGCCCAGTACATCGCCGGTGGCGTGGACGTGGACAAGTGCACCTTGTTCGTCCAGTCACAGGTACCCGAGCATGCGCAGCTGGCATGGGTCCTGAACTGCATCACGGGCATGGGCGAGGCCGCCCGGATGACCCAGTTCAAGGACAAAGCCCAGAAGCAGGGATCAGACCACGCCAGTGTAGGTCTGTTCACCTACCCCATCCTGCAGGCGGCCGACATCCTCCTGTACCAGCCGCACGGCGTACCGGTGGGCGAAGACCAGCGCCAGCACGTGGAACTCAGCCGCGACCTCGCCAACCGCTTCAACAGCCGGTTCGGGGAAACGTTCCAGGTCCCCGAGGCCTTCATCCAGAAGGAATCGGCCAAGATCTACGATCTCCAGAACCCCACGGCCAAGATGTCCAAGTCCGCGGAATCACCGGCGGGACTCATTAACCTGCTGGACGACCCCAAGACCGTGGCCAAGCGGATCAAATCCGCCGTCACGGACACCGAAACTGAGATCCGCTATGACCGCGAGAACAAGCCCGGCGTTTCCAACCTGCTGACCATCTACTCGGCCATCAGTGGTACGCCGGTGGAGAAGATCGTGGCCGACTACCAGGGCAAGATGTACGGCCACCTGAAGGTCGACCTCGCGGAACTGGTCTCGGGGCACCTCGCTCCCATCCGTGAACGCGCCAACGAACTCCTGGCCGATCCCGCGGAACTGGACCGGCTCCTGGCACACGGCGCGGACAAGGCACGGGAAATCGCCTCAGCCACCCTGACTGACGTCTACTCCAAGGTCGGCTTCCTGCCGTACCGCGGGACTGCCAACGGTGAGCAAGGGGTCCGCTAA